The following proteins are co-located in the Pseudarthrobacter siccitolerans genome:
- a CDS encoding NADP-dependent oxidoreductase, with the protein MSQTPLPITTREIQLASRPKGRPVPENFRLAESRLPELQDGQILVRNLFMSVDPYMRGRMNDVKSYSAPFALDKALDGGAVGEVLASRSGRHQEGDVVVHAQGWREYAVLDAAAATPARTDLAPASAFLGALGMTGLTAYAGLLKVAEFAPGDAVFVSGAAGAVGSLVGQIAKAMGASRVIGSAGTPAKVARLLELGFDAAFDYHDGPVLAQLQKAAGPGGTDVYFDNVGGEHLEAALATLNVGGRVAMCGAIAQYNSTEPTPAPHNLMLAIGKQLTLKGFLVGGQRQHAAEFAEKMAAWLADGTVRYDETIVDGLENAPRAFMDLLDGANTGKMLVRL; encoded by the coding sequence ATGAGCCAGACGCCCCTTCCCATCACCACCCGCGAGATCCAGTTGGCGTCCCGCCCGAAGGGCCGTCCCGTCCCGGAGAACTTCCGGCTGGCCGAGTCCCGGCTGCCGGAACTCCAGGATGGCCAGATCCTGGTCCGCAACCTCTTTATGTCCGTGGATCCCTATATGCGCGGGCGCATGAATGACGTTAAGTCCTATTCCGCGCCTTTTGCGCTGGACAAAGCGCTCGACGGCGGCGCTGTGGGGGAAGTGCTCGCGTCGCGTTCCGGGCGGCATCAGGAAGGTGACGTGGTGGTGCACGCCCAGGGCTGGCGGGAATACGCAGTGCTGGACGCTGCGGCAGCCACGCCTGCGCGCACCGACCTCGCGCCCGCATCCGCTTTCCTCGGGGCCCTCGGCATGACCGGGCTAACGGCGTACGCCGGCCTGCTCAAGGTTGCGGAGTTTGCGCCCGGCGACGCTGTGTTCGTCTCCGGGGCCGCAGGCGCCGTAGGCTCACTGGTTGGCCAGATCGCCAAGGCCATGGGTGCATCCCGGGTGATCGGTTCCGCCGGCACACCCGCCAAGGTGGCCCGGTTGCTTGAACTCGGCTTTGATGCCGCCTTCGACTATCACGACGGGCCCGTTCTGGCTCAGCTGCAAAAGGCGGCCGGCCCCGGCGGAACCGACGTCTACTTTGACAATGTGGGCGGTGAGCACCTGGAAGCAGCCCTGGCCACCCTTAACGTCGGGGGACGGGTGGCGATGTGCGGCGCCATTGCGCAGTACAACTCCACCGAACCGACCCCTGCACCCCACAACCTGATGCTCGCCATCGGCAAGCAGCTCACCCTCAAGGGCTTCCTGGTGGGCGGGCAGCGGCAGCACGCCGCGGAGTTCGCCGAAAAGATGGCCGCCTGGCTGGCTGACGGCACGGTCCGCTACGACGAGACCATCGTGGACGGGCTCGAGAATGCCCCGCGGGCCTTTATGGACCTGCTCGACGGCGCCAACACCGGCAAGATGCTGGTCCGCCTCTGA
- a CDS encoding ABC transporter ATP-binding protein: MKLELRGITKRFGTLLANDHIDVVVEPGQIHCLLGENGAGKSTLMNVLYGLYEPSGGEILVDGKAVSFRGPGDAMAAGIGMVHQHFMLVPVFTVAENVALGAEPTKAAGFLNLDETRRRIKEISDQYGFHVDPDALVEDLPVGVQQRVEIIKALVRNAKVLILDEPTAVLTPQETDELLDIMRQLKSGGTSIVFISHKLREVKEVSDTITVIRRGKVVGTADPAVPTAELAAMMVGRAVSLTLDKAPAQPKEKTFEVRDLTVIAPTGHHVVDGLSFDIARGEILAVAGVQGNGQTELTEAILGLQDRVSGSVKLDGKELLGRSVKEVLKAGVGFVPEDRKVDGLVGTFSVAENLVLDLYDKPPFAKGISMSPAKVLENAKARIGEFDVRTPSAVATAGTLSGGNQQKVVMARELSRPLRLFIASQPTRGVDVGSIEFLHRRIVAERDQGTPVMIISTELDEVMELADRIAVLYKGKLVGIVPAGTGRDVLGLMMAGIPPEEHARAQPATQQSTGQASAAAATASTSDAEGGDHV, translated from the coding sequence TTGAAACTTGAACTCAGAGGGATCACTAAACGCTTCGGGACCCTGCTCGCCAACGATCACATCGACGTGGTGGTTGAACCCGGGCAGATCCACTGCCTGCTGGGCGAGAACGGTGCCGGAAAATCCACCCTCATGAATGTGCTGTACGGCCTTTATGAGCCGTCCGGGGGTGAAATCCTCGTGGACGGCAAGGCCGTTTCCTTCCGCGGCCCCGGCGACGCCATGGCGGCCGGGATCGGCATGGTGCACCAGCACTTTATGCTGGTCCCCGTCTTTACGGTCGCCGAGAACGTGGCCCTCGGGGCCGAACCCACCAAGGCCGCCGGCTTCCTCAACCTGGATGAGACACGCCGCCGGATCAAGGAGATCTCGGACCAGTATGGATTCCATGTGGATCCCGACGCCCTGGTGGAGGACCTGCCGGTGGGCGTCCAGCAGCGCGTGGAAATCATCAAGGCGCTGGTCCGGAACGCGAAGGTCCTGATCCTGGACGAACCCACTGCTGTGCTGACGCCGCAGGAAACGGACGAACTGCTGGACATCATGCGCCAGCTCAAGTCCGGCGGCACCTCCATCGTCTTCATCTCCCACAAGCTGAGGGAAGTGAAGGAAGTCTCGGATACCATCACGGTGATCCGGCGCGGAAAAGTGGTGGGCACGGCAGATCCCGCCGTCCCCACCGCCGAACTTGCCGCCATGATGGTGGGCCGGGCCGTCAGCCTGACCCTGGACAAGGCGCCCGCCCAGCCGAAGGAAAAAACCTTCGAGGTCCGCGACCTGACCGTCATCGCGCCCACCGGCCACCATGTGGTGGACGGCCTGAGCTTCGACATCGCCCGCGGTGAAATCCTGGCAGTGGCCGGGGTGCAGGGCAACGGCCAGACCGAACTGACCGAGGCGATCCTCGGCCTCCAGGACCGCGTCTCGGGCTCCGTCAAACTGGACGGCAAGGAGCTGCTGGGCCGGTCGGTCAAGGAAGTCCTGAAGGCTGGCGTCGGATTCGTTCCGGAAGACCGCAAGGTGGACGGGCTGGTGGGCACGTTCTCGGTGGCTGAGAACCTGGTCCTGGACCTCTATGACAAGCCACCGTTCGCGAAGGGCATCAGCATGAGCCCGGCGAAAGTGCTGGAGAACGCCAAGGCGCGCATCGGAGAATTTGACGTTCGCACGCCGTCGGCCGTTGCCACCGCCGGCACACTCTCCGGCGGCAACCAGCAGAAAGTGGTGATGGCCCGCGAGCTCTCCCGCCCGCTGCGCCTGTTCATCGCATCGCAGCCCACCCGCGGCGTGGACGTGGGATCCATCGAGTTCCTGCACCGCCGGATCGTAGCCGAACGCGACCAGGGCACGCCGGTGATGATCATCTCCACTGAGCTGGACGAGGTGATGGAACTGGCTGACCGGATCGCAGTGCTCTACAAAGGCAAGCTGGTGGGCATAGTCCCCGCGGGAACGGGCCGGGACGTCCTGGGCCTCATGATGGCGGGAATCCCGCCAGAGGAACATGCTCGCGCGCAGCCAGCCACCCAGCAGAGCACTGGCCAGGCCTCCGCCGCTGCTGCCACGGCCTCCACTTCCGACGCCGAAGGAGGCGACCATGTCTGA
- a CDS encoding amidohydrolase, whose protein sequence is MRNYTTEAEPTALVAPWLEPLLPELIDFRRDLHAHPELSFKEFRTTDKLAERLEAAGLSPRRLDGTGLTVDVGEGPIATALRGDIDALPIIEETGLPFASKNHGVTHACGHDVHTTTMLGIALVLHRMHQEVPLGATVRIIFQPAEETMPGGAHSCIEQGVLDGVPRILALHCDPRIEVGKIGTRIGAITSASDTIRIELSGRGGHTSRPHLTEDLVFALAQIAVNVPAVLSRRVDVRSGVSVVWGQISAGSAPNAIPGSGYMAGTMRCLDREAWHAAGELLDEVVHQVAAPYGVDVRLEHTRGVPPVVNSEHETALIEASARAEIGESAVVLTPQSMGGEDFAWFLAELPGAMMRLGTKTPGGEEYDLHRGDYILDERALGLGIRVLTAAALRTIRDL, encoded by the coding sequence GTGCGCAATTACACTACGGAAGCCGAGCCCACCGCGCTGGTGGCACCCTGGCTAGAGCCGCTCCTGCCGGAACTGATCGATTTCCGCCGGGACCTGCATGCGCACCCGGAACTGTCCTTCAAGGAATTCCGCACCACCGACAAGCTGGCCGAGCGGCTTGAAGCCGCAGGCCTGAGCCCGCGGCGGCTGGACGGCACGGGGCTCACGGTGGACGTGGGGGAGGGCCCCATCGCCACGGCCCTGCGCGGGGATATCGATGCGCTGCCCATCATCGAGGAGACGGGCCTGCCCTTCGCCTCAAAGAACCACGGCGTGACGCACGCCTGTGGCCACGACGTCCACACCACCACCATGCTGGGCATCGCCCTGGTGCTGCACCGGATGCACCAGGAGGTGCCGCTGGGTGCCACCGTCCGCATCATCTTCCAGCCCGCCGAGGAAACCATGCCCGGTGGCGCCCACTCCTGCATCGAGCAGGGCGTCCTGGACGGGGTTCCCCGGATCCTTGCGCTGCACTGTGATCCGCGCATCGAAGTGGGCAAGATCGGAACCCGCATCGGCGCCATCACGTCGGCCTCGGACACCATCCGGATCGAGCTTTCCGGGCGCGGCGGCCACACCTCGCGCCCGCACCTGACCGAGGACCTGGTGTTCGCCCTGGCCCAGATTGCCGTCAATGTACCTGCCGTCCTGTCCCGCCGGGTGGATGTGCGGAGCGGGGTTTCGGTGGTGTGGGGCCAGATCTCGGCCGGCTCGGCTCCGAACGCGATTCCCGGAAGCGGCTACATGGCCGGAACCATGCGCTGCCTGGACCGCGAGGCGTGGCACGCGGCAGGCGAACTGCTGGATGAAGTGGTGCACCAGGTGGCAGCCCCGTACGGCGTGGACGTGCGCCTGGAGCACACCCGGGGAGTGCCGCCGGTGGTGAACTCTGAACACGAGACGGCCCTCATCGAGGCATCCGCCCGGGCGGAAATCGGCGAAAGCGCCGTGGTGCTGACCCCGCAGTCCATGGGCGGGGAGGACTTCGCCTGGTTCCTCGCAGAACTGCCGGGCGCCATGATGAGGCTTGGCACCAAAACTCCCGGCGGTGAGGAATACGATCTCCACCGGGGCGACTACATTCTCGACGAACGGGCCTTGGGCCTTGGCATCCGGGTGCTCACCGCTGCGGCGCTGCGCACCATCCGCGACCTTTAG
- a CDS encoding BMP family lipoprotein, with protein sequence MKKSLRAHIKRGSMAGLATVSASALLLTACGAAPEAGSTSSAGASNYTGCIVSDSGGFDDQSFNQSSYEGLKKTEKDLGIKVNQVESKTNNDFEPNLRAMVTAGCDLTLTVGFLLGDATKQQAEANPDKHFAIIDFAYDTPVANVKPIIYDTAQAAFVAGYLAAGTTKTGKVATFGGKNIPTVTIFMDGFADGVKYYNKQKGKDVQLLGWNKDAQDGTFTGDFEKQDVGKQVTQNFLDQGADVVLPVAGSTSKGAGAALKDAKAAGKDVKLIWVDSDGYLTASDYRDIMLSSVMKQMREATETIVKEDTEGKFSNTPYVGTLANGGVQLAPFHDLDSQVPADLKSELEQIKKDIVDRKLKVESKSSPKT encoded by the coding sequence TTGAAGAAATCACTGCGTGCACACATCAAGCGCGGTTCAATGGCCGGCCTGGCTACCGTCAGTGCCTCCGCCCTTCTGTTGACCGCCTGCGGCGCAGCCCCTGAAGCCGGAAGCACCTCGTCAGCCGGGGCCAGCAACTACACCGGCTGCATCGTCTCCGACTCCGGCGGATTCGATGACCAGTCCTTCAACCAGTCCTCCTACGAAGGGCTGAAGAAGACTGAGAAGGACCTGGGGATCAAAGTCAACCAGGTGGAGTCCAAGACCAACAACGACTTCGAACCGAACCTGCGCGCCATGGTCACCGCCGGCTGCGACCTCACCCTCACGGTGGGCTTCCTTCTCGGCGACGCCACCAAGCAGCAGGCAGAAGCCAACCCCGACAAACATTTCGCCATCATCGACTTCGCATACGACACCCCGGTCGCGAACGTCAAGCCGATCATCTACGACACCGCCCAGGCAGCCTTCGTCGCCGGCTACCTCGCGGCAGGCACCACCAAAACCGGGAAAGTCGCCACCTTCGGTGGCAAGAACATCCCCACGGTCACCATCTTCATGGATGGCTTCGCCGACGGCGTGAAGTACTACAACAAGCAGAAGGGCAAGGACGTCCAACTCCTTGGCTGGAACAAGGACGCCCAGGACGGGACGTTCACCGGTGACTTCGAAAAGCAGGACGTCGGCAAGCAGGTCACCCAGAACTTCCTGGACCAGGGCGCCGATGTGGTGCTGCCCGTCGCCGGGTCGACCAGCAAGGGCGCCGGGGCGGCGCTGAAGGATGCCAAGGCCGCCGGCAAGGACGTCAAGCTGATCTGGGTTGATTCCGACGGCTACCTCACAGCCTCTGACTACAGGGACATCATGCTCTCCTCGGTCATGAAGCAGATGCGTGAAGCCACGGAAACGATCGTCAAAGAGGACACCGAAGGCAAGTTCAGCAACACCCCGTACGTCGGCACCCTGGCCAACGGCGGCGTGCAACTGGCCCCCTTCCACGACCTCGATTCCCAGGTCCCCGCCGACCTCAAGTCCGAGCTCGAACAGATCAAGAAGGACATTGTGGACCGCAAGCTGAAAGTCGAGTCCAAGTCAAGCCCGAAGACCTGA
- a CDS encoding MarR family winged helix-turn-helix transcriptional regulator produces MTDAPRLNRQVCFALYSASRAATAVYRPVLEELGLTYPQYLVMLVLWESEPRGVKELGEELGLDSGTLSPLLKRVESLGLVERRRSGEDERRVAIHLTPAGRELSGKAGAIPQRLADAAGLTAKELDQLRDTLGRLTAALHSAV; encoded by the coding sequence ATGACTGATGCTCCACGGCTGAACCGCCAGGTGTGCTTTGCCCTCTACTCGGCCTCGCGTGCCGCCACTGCGGTCTACCGGCCTGTCCTTGAGGAGCTGGGCCTCACTTATCCCCAGTACCTGGTGATGCTGGTGCTGTGGGAAAGCGAGCCGCGCGGCGTGAAGGAATTGGGCGAAGAGCTCGGCCTTGATTCGGGCACCCTGTCGCCCCTGCTGAAGCGAGTTGAATCCCTGGGGCTGGTGGAGCGCCGCCGGTCCGGAGAGGACGAACGCCGCGTTGCCATCCACCTGACACCTGCCGGGCGGGAGTTGAGCGGGAAAGCCGGCGCCATTCCGCAGCGCCTCGCGGACGCCGCGGGGCTTACAGCCAAAGAACTTGACCAGCTGCGCGACACCCTGGGCCGCCTGACCGCTGCCCTGCACAGCGCGGTCTGA
- a CDS encoding mannose-1-phosphate guanylyltransferase — MSTDKVTSPVSPLDRFIAVIPAGGVGTRLWPLSRAAAPKFLHDLTGSGSTLLRATYDRLHPLAGTRMLVVTGKAHRDAVCRQLPELHDADLVLESEPKDSGAAIGLAAAILHERDPDTIMGSFAADQVISPDNLFQEAVREAIHTAAAGKIVTIGIKPTHPSTGFGYIRSGQDLHIDGAPSAQDVVEFVEKPNEEVAQQYVESGNYVWNAGMFVAPVGLLLKHLEANQPELFEGLQEIARAWDTPARDEVTSRVWPTLPKIAIDYAVAEPAAEAGDVAVVPGSFRWDDVGDFASVGRLNSAKEVDDVTVLGEGARVFTENSSGVVVTDTKRVIALIGIQDVVIVDTPDALLVTTMANSQRVKAAVDALKASGDTDVL; from the coding sequence ATGAGTACAGACAAAGTGACAAGCCCGGTTTCACCCCTTGACCGCTTCATTGCAGTGATCCCGGCGGGCGGCGTGGGGACCCGCCTTTGGCCCCTGTCGCGAGCCGCAGCTCCCAAGTTCCTTCACGACCTCACCGGCTCGGGCAGTACATTGCTGCGCGCCACCTATGACCGTCTGCACCCGCTGGCCGGCACCCGGATGCTGGTGGTCACCGGGAAGGCACACCGCGACGCCGTGTGCCGGCAGCTTCCGGAACTCCACGACGCGGACCTGGTCCTTGAGTCCGAGCCGAAGGATTCCGGCGCGGCCATCGGCCTCGCCGCTGCCATCCTGCATGAGCGCGATCCGGACACCATCATGGGTTCCTTCGCCGCGGACCAGGTGATCAGCCCGGACAATCTCTTCCAGGAGGCAGTCCGCGAAGCAATCCACACGGCTGCCGCCGGCAAGATTGTCACTATCGGCATCAAGCCCACGCACCCGTCCACCGGGTTCGGGTACATCCGTTCCGGCCAGGACCTGCACATCGACGGCGCCCCCAGCGCCCAGGACGTGGTGGAGTTCGTCGAAAAGCCGAACGAGGAAGTTGCCCAGCAGTACGTTGAAAGCGGCAACTACGTGTGGAACGCCGGCATGTTCGTCGCCCCCGTTGGCCTCCTGCTTAAGCACCTTGAGGCCAACCAGCCGGAGCTGTTCGAGGGGCTGCAGGAAATCGCGCGTGCCTGGGACACCCCCGCCCGGGACGAGGTCACCTCACGTGTCTGGCCCACCCTGCCCAAGATCGCCATCGACTATGCGGTGGCCGAACCTGCCGCCGAAGCCGGGGACGTCGCCGTCGTGCCCGGCTCCTTCCGCTGGGACGACGTCGGTGACTTCGCTTCCGTGGGCCGGCTCAACAGTGCCAAGGAAGTGGATGACGTCACCGTGCTCGGCGAGGGCGCGCGCGTGTTCACCGAGAACTCCAGCGGCGTGGTGGTGACGGACACCAAACGCGTGATCGCCCTCATCGGGATCCAGGACGTTGTCATTGTGGACACCCCGGATGCCCTGCTGGTGACCACCATGGCCAATTCGCAGCGTGTCAAGGCCGCCGTCGACGCCCTGAAAGCCAGCGGGGACACGGACGTTCTCTAG
- a CDS encoding ABC transporter permease: MSDKHLPKHAAGEPGPEAQSASPVEDRTAAVVSVDTAGGAMEPSAVPATAQSGQLPGGPDTVLRRIFTGSGMVSVLAVLLALIIGGLLIASTDKQVATTSTYLFARPTDFLSAVWNAATRSYVALFQGSVFNPRGNSVAAQFAPFMETLTIATPLITAGLGVALAFRAGLFNIGAQGQIIVAGILAAWVGFALHLPLGLHLLLVLLAGIIGGALWGGLVGVLKARTGAHEVILTIMFNYIALYFLRYVLNTPAFQRPGETNPISPILDPSAVYPQIFGTQYRLHLGFLLAIAATVLVWWLLNRSTVGFEFRAVGANPKAAQTAGINVSRSTILVMAIAGGLAGMSGVAQVAGTEKVLTDGVAATYGFDAITVALLGRSTPWGTFAAALLFGAFRAGAVQMQIRTGTPIDIVLVVQSLIVLFIAAPPLVRAVFGLNPRRRKQARTAKPRKAATTGGAA; encoded by the coding sequence ATGTCTGACAAGCATCTCCCCAAGCACGCGGCCGGCGAACCCGGCCCCGAAGCCCAGTCAGCATCACCCGTGGAAGACCGGACGGCCGCCGTCGTCTCCGTTGATACGGCCGGCGGTGCCATGGAGCCCTCAGCCGTCCCGGCCACTGCACAGAGCGGGCAACTCCCGGGCGGGCCGGACACCGTGCTCCGCAGGATCTTCACCGGCAGCGGCATGGTCTCGGTCCTCGCCGTACTGCTGGCGCTCATTATCGGCGGGCTCCTGATTGCCAGCACCGACAAGCAGGTGGCCACCACCTCCACCTACCTCTTCGCCCGCCCGACTGATTTCCTCTCAGCAGTGTGGAACGCGGCCACCCGCTCCTACGTGGCCCTGTTCCAAGGCTCGGTCTTCAACCCGCGGGGCAACAGCGTTGCCGCCCAGTTCGCACCGTTCATGGAGACGCTCACCATCGCTACGCCGCTCATCACGGCCGGCCTCGGCGTCGCGCTGGCCTTCCGCGCGGGACTCTTCAACATCGGCGCCCAAGGGCAGATCATCGTGGCCGGCATCCTGGCCGCCTGGGTAGGGTTCGCCCTCCACCTGCCCCTGGGCCTGCACCTGCTGCTTGTCCTGCTGGCCGGCATCATCGGCGGCGCCCTTTGGGGCGGACTCGTCGGCGTCCTGAAGGCACGGACCGGCGCCCACGAGGTCATCCTGACCATCATGTTCAACTACATTGCGCTGTACTTCCTGCGGTACGTGCTGAACACGCCGGCCTTCCAGCGGCCGGGGGAGACCAACCCCATCTCGCCCATCCTGGACCCCAGTGCCGTGTACCCCCAGATTTTCGGCACCCAGTACCGCCTGCACCTCGGGTTCCTCCTGGCCATCGCCGCCACCGTCCTGGTCTGGTGGCTGCTGAACCGCTCCACCGTGGGCTTCGAGTTCCGGGCCGTCGGCGCCAACCCCAAGGCTGCACAAACCGCCGGCATCAACGTCTCCCGCTCCACTATCCTGGTCATGGCCATCGCCGGCGGGCTGGCTGGGATGTCCGGCGTGGCCCAAGTGGCGGGCACCGAGAAAGTCCTGACCGACGGCGTCGCGGCCACCTACGGGTTCGACGCCATCACCGTCGCCCTCTTGGGACGTTCGACGCCGTGGGGCACCTTCGCAGCGGCCCTCCTGTTCGGCGCCTTCCGCGCCGGCGCGGTCCAGATGCAGATCCGGACGGGAACCCCCATCGACATCGTCCTGGTGGTCCAGTCCCTGATCGTGCTCTTTATCGCGGCACCACCCCTGGTCCGGGCCGTCTTCGGCCTGAACCCCCGGCGCAGGAAGCAGGCCCGCACTGCCAAGCCCCGCAAGGCAGCAACCACCGGAGGTGCAGCATGA
- a CDS encoding organic hydroperoxide resistance protein → MKPLYTAHALASGEGRDGTARTNDGKLDVTLSSPVELGGSGQGTNPEQLFAAGYAACFHSALRLVGRKERADLTDSAVAAKVHLGQLDSAAFGLAAELEIALPALDLATAEALVARAHEICPYSNATRGNITVDIKILEYAA, encoded by the coding sequence GTGAAACCCCTTTACACTGCCCACGCGCTTGCCTCGGGCGAAGGCCGCGACGGCACCGCACGGACCAACGACGGCAAACTCGACGTGACACTGTCCAGCCCCGTGGAGCTCGGCGGGAGCGGTCAGGGCACCAATCCCGAACAGCTCTTCGCTGCGGGCTATGCCGCCTGCTTCCACTCCGCGCTCCGCCTGGTGGGCCGCAAAGAACGTGCCGACCTGACCGATTCGGCAGTCGCCGCCAAGGTCCATCTCGGCCAGCTGGACAGCGCCGCTTTCGGGCTGGCCGCGGAACTCGAGATCGCCCTGCCGGCACTGGACCTGGCCACCGCGGAGGCGCTGGTGGCCAGGGCCCACGAAATCTGCCCCTATTCCAACGCCACCCGCGGCAACATCACCGTGGACATCAAGATCCTGGAGTACGCCGCATGA